One window of Candidatus Sulfotelmatobacter sp. genomic DNA carries:
- a CDS encoding M13 family metallopeptidase produces the protein MHPIRLAVRGLGAVALVALLATTVPLHSAGAADAPALDLSNLDRTCAPCDDFYKFATGGWSARTTIPAGHPSWGGFDELVQHNREALHAILEDDAKDVAAAPGSDAQKLGTFYRACMDEDAIEKAGTTPIDPLLAAVAAVHDQTALVAELGRLQVVGVGDGLDFGSEPDTKDSSKTIASIGLGGLGMPDRDYYVKDDANTLKIKAAYRDYVAQQLHNLGEDQAAANADADAILALETALAVGTPTRADLRDPKATYHPMPTSELATIGPHVPWHVFFTAMDAPAFTSLDVNVPGYVTAYDAQLAKTPLSTWKAYLRFHVADAFANTLPKRFADAAFGFHSTVLYGVKEQLPRWQRCTRAADASLGTPLGKAYVARDFPPAAKARAVQMVDNLQAVLRDDISTLAWMSPPTRTIAIQKLNAYTKKIGYPDRWEDYSTLTIPAGTAYGTIVADVRAWDHQRDMARIDKPTERWEWGMTPPTVNAYYDPSNNEIVFPAGILQPPFFNADADDAVNYGAIGAVIGHEMTHGFDDQGRQFDLHGNLADWWTPQDAAAFAKRAQCIVDQFDALEPVPGVHENGRLVQGEAIADLGGTTIAFRAFTHTAEYKANKPIDGFTPAQRFFIAYAQVWRSIQTEQYTRQLVTIDPHPFDKLRVIATLSNMPEFQAAFHCAATAPMVRKDRCQIW, from the coding sequence GTGCATCCAATTCGACTCGCCGTGCGCGGCCTGGGAGCCGTCGCGCTGGTCGCGCTCCTCGCGACGACCGTACCCTTGCACTCGGCCGGCGCGGCCGACGCTCCCGCTCTCGACCTGAGCAACCTCGACCGCACCTGTGCCCCGTGCGACGACTTCTACAAGTTCGCGACCGGCGGCTGGAGCGCGCGGACGACCATTCCGGCCGGACATCCGAGCTGGGGCGGCTTCGACGAGCTCGTGCAGCACAACCGTGAAGCGTTGCACGCGATCCTCGAGGACGACGCCAAGGACGTCGCGGCGGCGCCGGGCAGCGACGCCCAGAAGCTAGGGACGTTCTACCGCGCGTGCATGGACGAGGACGCGATCGAGAAGGCCGGCACGACGCCGATCGATCCGCTGCTGGCGGCGGTCGCCGCCGTGCACGACCAGACCGCGCTGGTCGCCGAGCTGGGCCGGCTGCAAGTCGTCGGCGTCGGCGACGGGCTGGACTTCGGCTCGGAGCCGGACACCAAGGACTCCTCGAAGACGATCGCGTCGATCGGCCTGGGCGGCTTGGGCATGCCCGACCGCGACTACTACGTCAAAGACGACGCCAACACGCTCAAGATCAAGGCCGCCTATCGCGACTACGTCGCGCAGCAGCTGCACAACCTGGGCGAGGACCAGGCCGCCGCGAACGCCGACGCCGACGCCATCCTGGCGCTCGAGACGGCGCTGGCCGTGGGCACGCCGACGCGCGCCGACCTGCGCGACCCGAAGGCCACCTATCATCCGATGCCGACCAGCGAGCTGGCCACCATCGGGCCGCACGTGCCCTGGCACGTCTTCTTCACCGCCATGGACGCGCCGGCGTTCACCTCGCTCGACGTCAACGTCCCCGGCTACGTCACCGCCTACGACGCGCAGCTCGCCAAGACGCCGCTCTCGACGTGGAAGGCGTACCTGCGCTTCCACGTCGCCGACGCCTTCGCCAACACGCTGCCCAAGCGCTTCGCCGACGCCGCCTTCGGATTCCACAGCACCGTGCTGTACGGCGTCAAAGAGCAGCTGCCGCGTTGGCAGCGCTGCACCCGCGCCGCCGACGCGTCGCTGGGCACGCCGCTGGGCAAGGCCTACGTCGCGCGCGACTTCCCGCCCGCCGCCAAGGCACGCGCGGTGCAGATGGTCGACAACCTGCAGGCGGTGCTGCGCGACGACATCAGCACGCTGGCCTGGATGAGCCCGCCGACGCGCACGATCGCGATTCAGAAGCTCAACGCGTACACCAAGAAGATCGGCTATCCGGATCGCTGGGAAGACTATTCGACGCTGACGATCCCCGCCGGCACCGCGTACGGCACGATCGTCGCCGACGTGCGCGCCTGGGACCACCAGCGCGACATGGCGCGCATCGACAAGCCGACGGAGCGCTGGGAGTGGGGGATGACCCCGCCGACCGTCAACGCCTACTACGATCCCTCGAACAACGAGATCGTCTTCCCGGCCGGCATCCTGCAGCCGCCCTTCTTCAACGCGGATGCCGACGACGCGGTCAACTACGGCGCGATCGGCGCCGTGATCGGCCACGAGATGACGCACGGCTTCGACGACCAAGGGCGGCAGTTCGACCTGCACGGGAACCTGGCCGACTGGTGGACGCCGCAGGACGCCGCCGCGTTCGCCAAGCGCGCGCAGTGCATCGTCGACCAGTTCGACGCGCTCGAGCCGGTGCCGGGCGTGCACGAGAACGGCCGGCTCGTCCAGGGCGAAGCGATCGCGGATCTGGGCGGCACGACGATCGCCTTCCGCGCCTTCACCCACACGGCCGAGTACAAGGCCAACAAGCCGATCGACGGCTTCACGCCGGCGCAGCGCTTCTTCATCGCCTACGCGCAGGTGTGGCGCAGCATCCAGACCGAGCAGTACACCCGTCAGCTCGTGACCATCGACCCGCACCCGTTCGACAAGCTGCGCGTGATCGCGACGCTCTCGAACATGCCGGAGTTCCAAGCGGCGTTCCATTGCGCGGCTACCGCGCCGATGGTGCGCAAGGACCGGTGCCAGATCTGGTGA
- a CDS encoding MarR family transcriptional regulator: MAQRRAEARDEESIESCIAEGYSGALIACPDFVLSTLALSVNQLVERAISPLGLSVRAYRLLRMLLVDGRQRQSAIGAALGIDRTTVVALVDELEAPGAVKRERDPHDRRSYDIVLTAKGKRLALNAIGRVSAAEATMFGPLSEQEKQDLQSLATRLLAERGPIADRAREEYAAPRSRRAATS, from the coding sequence ATGGCGCAACGGCGCGCGGAGGCGAGAGACGAGGAGAGCATCGAGAGCTGCATCGCCGAGGGGTACTCGGGAGCGCTGATCGCCTGTCCGGACTTCGTCCTCTCCACGCTTGCCCTCTCGGTCAACCAGCTGGTCGAACGAGCGATCTCGCCGCTCGGCCTGAGCGTGCGGGCCTACCGTCTGTTACGGATGCTGCTGGTCGACGGCCGCCAGCGCCAGAGCGCGATCGGCGCCGCGCTGGGGATCGATCGCACGACCGTCGTCGCGCTGGTCGACGAGCTCGAAGCGCCGGGCGCGGTCAAGCGCGAGCGCGATCCGCACGACCGGCGCTCGTACGACATCGTCCTGACCGCGAAGGGCAAGCGGCTGGCGTTGAACGCGATCGGCCGTGTCTCGGCCGCCGAGGCGACGATGTTCGGCCCGCTCTCCGAGCAGGAGAAACAGGATCTGCAGTCGCTCGCGACGCGGCTGCTCGCGGAGCGCGGCCCGATCGCGGACCGCGCGCGCGAGGAATATGCCGCGCCGCGTTCGCGGCGCGCCGCTACGTCTTGA
- a CDS encoding right-handed parallel beta-helix repeat-containing protein has protein sequence MRFPLIALRASLAAVALIAAWGCGSTTAPPGARPVPSAPGPTGVVSTTVTTLSDSGPGSLRAAIQSANTLPAGTSASITFAVNGTITLASGLPPISAKVIIDGTTAPTYAGGAPVVELDANRNGGLVFAAGSAGSRLLGLAVDDASGNGVTLEAGSIALNHDYIGLNLAGAAFGNAGDGVYVAATSSNDAIGSNASSVAGVVANVISGNAGNGVSLHHASGNTIAANRIGTDAAGTVAIGNGANGIWITAGSSNNEIGGTAFVDAASGHANDPTGDKGTATPVFVVPPQGNLVSGNAQDGILIDTSSQANMLNGNFVGTTASGDGALGNGADGVQINGASANSMIGCQFVNNPFVYYNVVDGNGANGLHVTNAANTTVQGNFFGIGANNAAALRNAGDGILVDGTSSNVLVGGVIPLGNVAAGNGTNGIEVAGATSGFTSFNTFAGLAAFGGPVPNANDGILVSATGGNQTLQTNVVSGNLNNGIELAGNASGVTIEPDIVGANTVGMAALPNGNDGILIGGTAHANVVGGYTLSVIPQNVISGNGGYGIAIVGQAYDNQIINSFIGTNVVGEAVLATLSYQGNKLGGIYVGGTATSDLIGGVATDPSQPVRNVISGNAGNGVTLAAGTSSISVVGNVIGLDRLTTMLLPNAGVPVDVDPASTSDTVTGNVTTLPM, from the coding sequence ATGCGATTTCCGCTGATTGCCCTGCGAGCGTCGCTCGCTGCGGTCGCCCTCATCGCAGCCTGGGGCTGCGGCAGCACCACGGCGCCGCCGGGCGCGCGACCGGTGCCGAGCGCTCCCGGCCCGACGGGCGTCGTCTCGACCACCGTCACGACCCTGAGCGATTCCGGCCCGGGCTCGCTGCGGGCCGCCATCCAGTCGGCGAACACGCTCCCCGCCGGGACGTCCGCATCCATCACCTTCGCGGTGAACGGCACGATCACGCTCGCCTCCGGCCTGCCGCCGATCAGCGCGAAGGTGATCATCGACGGAACGACCGCGCCCACCTATGCCGGCGGCGCTCCGGTGGTCGAGCTCGACGCCAACCGGAACGGCGGCCTGGTGTTCGCCGCCGGCTCGGCCGGCTCGCGGCTGCTGGGCCTAGCCGTCGACGATGCGAGCGGCAACGGCGTGACGCTCGAGGCGGGCTCGATCGCGCTGAACCACGACTATATCGGGTTGAACCTGGCCGGAGCGGCGTTCGGCAACGCCGGCGACGGCGTGTACGTTGCCGCGACCTCGTCGAACGACGCGATCGGCTCCAACGCGTCCTCGGTCGCCGGCGTCGTCGCGAACGTCATCTCGGGCAACGCCGGCAACGGCGTGAGCTTGCATCACGCCTCCGGGAACACCATCGCCGCCAACCGCATCGGCACCGACGCCGCCGGCACCGTCGCGATCGGCAACGGTGCGAACGGCATCTGGATAACAGCGGGTTCGAGCAACAACGAGATCGGCGGCACCGCCTTCGTCGACGCCGCGAGCGGACACGCGAACGATCCCACCGGCGACAAAGGAACCGCGACGCCGGTGTTCGTCGTCCCGCCGCAGGGCAATCTCGTCTCCGGCAACGCGCAGGACGGGATCCTGATCGATACGAGCTCGCAGGCCAACATGCTCAACGGCAACTTCGTCGGCACGACGGCCAGCGGCGACGGAGCGCTCGGAAACGGCGCCGACGGCGTGCAGATCAACGGCGCGTCCGCCAACTCAATGATCGGCTGTCAATTCGTCAACAACCCGTTCGTGTACTACAACGTCGTCGACGGCAACGGCGCCAACGGGCTGCACGTGACCAACGCCGCCAACACCACCGTGCAAGGGAATTTCTTCGGCATCGGCGCGAACAACGCGGCCGCTCTGCGCAACGCCGGCGACGGGATTCTCGTCGACGGAACCTCGAGCAACGTCTTGGTCGGCGGCGTGATCCCGCTGGGCAACGTCGCGGCGGGAAACGGCACCAACGGCATCGAGGTCGCCGGCGCGACGTCGGGGTTCACCTCGTTCAACACGTTCGCCGGGCTGGCAGCCTTCGGCGGACCGGTTCCGAACGCCAACGACGGCATTCTCGTCTCCGCGACCGGCGGCAACCAGACCCTCCAAACGAACGTCGTGTCGGGCAACCTCAACAACGGGATCGAGCTGGCCGGCAACGCCTCGGGGGTGACGATCGAGCCCGACATCGTCGGCGCCAACACCGTCGGTATGGCGGCGCTGCCCAACGGCAACGACGGGATTCTGATCGGCGGCACCGCGCACGCGAACGTCGTCGGCGGTTACACGCTCTCGGTCATCCCGCAGAACGTGATCTCCGGCAACGGCGGCTACGGCATCGCGATCGTCGGCCAGGCCTACGACAATCAGATCATCAACAGCTTCATCGGAACGAACGTCGTCGGCGAAGCCGTCCTGGCGACGCTCTCGTATCAAGGTAACAAGCTGGGCGGCATCTACGTCGGGGGCACCGCGACGAGCGATCTCATCGGCGGCGTCGCCACCGATCCGAGCCAGCCCGTGCGAAACGTCATCAGCGGGAACGCCGGCAACGGCGTGACGTTGGCGGCCGGAACGAGCTCGATCAGCGTGGTCGGGAACGTGATCGGCTTGGATCGCCTCACGACGATGCTGCTCCCCAACGCGGGCGTGCCGGTCGACGTCGACCCGGCGAGCACGTCCGACACCGTCACCGGCAACGTCACCACGCTACCGATGTAG
- a CDS encoding sigma-70 family RNA polymerase sigma factor yields the protein MTDPGLRASAMRRALRVVRVRADAEDVVQEAAARALRFRGHLRPGAPGEPWFLQIVSRLALDTVLRRARFPSLPPPLPAASAVASVVDRERTHAVRNAIDALPPFQRRAVVLHDVDGLTTREIAALDGVPHSTVRTRLRRGRLTLRTALADEVAP from the coding sequence TTGACCGACCCCGGCCTGCGCGCGTCGGCGATGCGCCGTGCATTACGGGTGGTGCGCGTTCGCGCCGATGCGGAGGACGTCGTCCAAGAGGCGGCCGCGCGCGCGCTGCGCTTCCGCGGCCACCTGCGGCCGGGCGCGCCGGGCGAACCGTGGTTCTTGCAGATCGTCTCGCGCCTCGCGCTCGACACGGTTTTGCGCCGGGCACGCTTTCCGTCGTTGCCGCCGCCGCTGCCCGCGGCCTCGGCCGTCGCCTCGGTCGTCGATCGGGAGCGCACGCACGCCGTCCGCAACGCCATCGACGCGCTCCCGCCGTTCCAGCGCCGCGCCGTCGTCCTGCACGACGTCGACGGCTTGACGACCCGCGAGATCGCGGCGCTGGACGGCGTCCCGCACAGCACGGTCCGCACGCGCCTGCGGCGCGGCCGGCTCACTTTGCGCACCGCACTGGCCGACGAGGTCGCACCGTGA
- a CDS encoding metallophosphoesterase family protein, with translation MTRVGVVSDTHFPRFGRALPRALVRGLQRAQVGRILHCGDLTDLLAVPLFEAIAPFDAVAGNNDGDAIRERFGRRKVVAIEGVRVGIVHGDGKRGTTYARARAAFDDDEVEVILFGHSHRPVVKRDGRILVANPGSPTDKRLNPLYSYAILTVDGHTARVDLKFYASRAV, from the coding sequence GTGACCCGCGTCGGCGTCGTCAGCGACACGCACTTCCCGCGCTTCGGGCGCGCTCTGCCGCGCGCGCTCGTGCGCGGGTTGCAGCGCGCCCAGGTCGGCCGGATCCTGCACTGCGGCGACCTCACCGATCTGCTGGCCGTCCCGCTGTTCGAAGCGATCGCCCCGTTCGACGCGGTCGCCGGCAACAACGACGGCGACGCGATCCGCGAACGCTTCGGGCGCCGAAAGGTGGTGGCGATCGAAGGCGTGCGGGTCGGCATCGTGCACGGCGACGGCAAGCGCGGCACGACGTACGCGCGTGCCCGTGCCGCGTTCGACGACGACGAGGTCGAGGTCATCCTGTTCGGCCACAGCCATCGCCCGGTCGTCAAGCGCGACGGGCGGATCCTCGTCGCCAACCCGGGTTCGCCGACCGACAAGCGGCTCAACCCGCTCTACTCGTACGCGATCCTCACCGTCGACGGGCACACGGCGCGGGTCGATCTGAAGTTCTACGCCTCGCGCGCGGTGTGA
- a CDS encoding MFS transporter, whose translation MDSTRRASIVALVVSCALFMELLDGTVIATALPQMARSFGVSAVDVGVGISAYLVTLAVCIPVSGWAADRFGGRRVFLTAIVVFTLASALCGLAHSLPQFVLARILQGVGGAMMVPVGRLVVLRTTAKHELVRATALITTPGLVATVLGPPVGGVITTYASWRWIFYLNVPIGILGILLTLLYLPQDDDAESRPFDTSGFVLSGVALAVLMLGLDDVGSGEHLAWAAPLIALGVALAVVAIRHARRAAHPLLDYQLLRVPTFAASVWGGTCIRLIVGTTPFLWGLLFQVGFGRTPFVSGLLVLACAVGDVGTKAFTTRAVRTLGFRTLLVGASLLLALGILACALFAPTTPTLVILVVLFYIGVVRSFAFTGINTLAYADIPPAQMSAATSFASTLQQLSFGIAIALAAIVLHVAALAHRGSTAEYTVGDFRVAFVVVAAIGVLAALNFSKLHPDAGHTVSGRRRFTAREAPTPA comes from the coding sequence GTGGATTCGACACGACGGGCTTCGATCGTCGCGTTGGTGGTCTCGTGTGCGCTGTTCATGGAGCTGCTCGACGGGACCGTCATCGCGACGGCGTTGCCGCAGATGGCACGCTCGTTCGGCGTGAGCGCGGTGGACGTCGGCGTGGGCATCTCGGCGTATCTGGTCACGCTGGCGGTCTGCATCCCGGTCAGCGGCTGGGCCGCCGACCGGTTCGGCGGCCGGCGCGTCTTCCTGACCGCGATCGTCGTCTTCACGCTGGCCTCGGCGCTGTGCGGCCTCGCACACAGCTTGCCGCAGTTCGTGCTGGCGCGCATCTTGCAAGGCGTCGGCGGCGCGATGATGGTGCCGGTCGGCCGGCTCGTCGTCCTGCGCACCACCGCCAAGCACGAGCTGGTGCGGGCGACCGCGCTGATCACGACGCCGGGCCTGGTCGCGACCGTGCTCGGTCCGCCGGTCGGCGGCGTGATCACGACCTACGCGTCGTGGCGCTGGATCTTCTACTTGAACGTCCCGATCGGCATCCTGGGCATCCTGCTCACGCTGCTCTATCTGCCGCAGGACGACGACGCGGAGTCGCGGCCGTTCGACACCAGCGGGTTCGTGCTCTCCGGTGTCGCGCTGGCCGTGCTGATGCTCGGGCTCGACGACGTCGGCAGCGGCGAGCATCTGGCGTGGGCGGCGCCGCTGATCGCGCTCGGGGTCGCACTCGCGGTCGTGGCGATTCGGCACGCCCGCCGCGCGGCGCACCCGCTGCTCGACTACCAGCTGCTGCGCGTCCCGACGTTTGCGGCCTCGGTGTGGGGCGGCACCTGCATTCGCCTCATCGTAGGAACGACGCCGTTCTTATGGGGGCTGCTGTTCCAGGTCGGCTTCGGGCGCACGCCGTTCGTCTCGGGGCTGCTGGTGCTGGCCTGCGCGGTCGGCGACGTCGGGACGAAAGCGTTCACCACCCGCGCGGTGCGTACGCTCGGCTTTCGCACGCTGCTGGTCGGCGCGTCGCTGCTGCTCGCGCTCGGCATCCTCGCCTGCGCGCTGTTCGCGCCGACCACGCCGACGCTGGTCATCCTCGTGGTGCTGTTCTACATCGGCGTCGTGCGCTCGTTCGCGTTCACCGGCATCAACACGCTGGCCTACGCCGACATCCCGCCGGCCCAGATGAGCGCGGCGACGTCGTTCGCCAGCACCCTCCAGCAGCTCTCGTTCGGCATCGCGATCGCGCTGGCCGCCATCGTCCTGCACGTGGCCGCGCTCGCGCACCGCGGGAGCACGGCGGAGTACACGGTCGGCGACTTCCGCGTCGCGTTCGTCGTCGTGGCGGCGATCGGCGTCCTGGCGGCGCTGAACTTCTCCAAGCTGCATCCGGACGCCGGGCATACGGTCAGCGGACGCCGCCGCTTCACCGCGCGCGAGGCGCCGACGCCGGCATGA
- a CDS encoding peptidylprolyl isomerase — MIHAVLLAAAMAAVKPVDVALDTSDGTIVVRLDPAHAPLTTQNFLRNAARGAYAHGSFYRTVNKRTEPAAFEVIQGGAGPTGDPGAAPIALEPTSKTGLHNVDGAIAMARTADPNSATTEFFIDVGDARYLDAGGPLGPGYAVFGHVIRGMDVVRKIHDAPASGEQLTPPVRILRIRVLKT, encoded by the coding sequence GTGATCCACGCAGTCTTGCTGGCGGCCGCGATGGCGGCCGTCAAGCCGGTCGACGTTGCGCTCGACACCAGCGACGGCACGATCGTCGTCCGGCTCGATCCCGCGCACGCCCCGCTGACCACGCAAAACTTCCTGCGCAACGCCGCGCGCGGGGCGTACGCGCACGGGAGCTTCTACCGGACGGTGAACAAGCGGACGGAGCCCGCCGCCTTCGAGGTCATCCAAGGCGGCGCGGGCCCCACCGGGGACCCGGGCGCGGCGCCGATCGCGCTCGAGCCGACCAGCAAGACCGGGCTGCACAACGTCGACGGCGCGATCGCGATGGCGCGCACCGCAGATCCGAACTCGGCGACCACCGAGTTCTTCATCGACGTGGGCGACGCGCGCTATCTCGACGCCGGCGGACCGCTAGGCCCCGGCTACGCGGTGTTCGGTCACGTGATCCGCGGGATGGACGTCGTGCGCAAGATCCACGACGCCCCCGCCAGCGGCGAGCAGCTCACCCCGCCCGTCCGCATCCTGCGCATCCGCGTCCTCAAGACGTAG
- a CDS encoding efflux RND transporter permease subunit: MIRFFLHRPIFAAVCSLVILTAGVVAIPTLPISEYPKIAPPVVTVTAQDLGADAEDVEAAVTTPLEEAINGVPGLRYISSSSNSDGSVTITATFELGKNLDVAQADVQNAVLGASGALPAEVQRTGVIVKKSSAAYILGIGMVSDNPQYGYAWLSNFTDVHVVDAIKRVQGVGDVQVFGERTYAMRLWLDPRKLAQNDLTATDVVNALTDQNVQVDAGAIGAAPSRPDQPDQIGLSASGRLADPAEFAAIVLRSNPDGGAVRVRDVGRVELGAADYSSSTHWSGTTAIGMGVTQLPDANALETAKAVRAQLAELSKSFPPGVHYVIPFDPTLFVKESIREVTLTLFIAILLVVLVIWLFLQNWRMTLIPLATIPISLIGTFALMKLLGFSINTLTLFGLTLATGLVVDDAIVVIENITRFVQENRMGAYEGAAAAMREITGAVIATSLVLLAVFVPVAFFPGSTGLLYKQFALTIACSITISLFVALTLTPTLSALLLSRPVGPPPRFLRPVNDAIEAVRRFYRAALANIVRWRFAVLAAFAVLLVVTGITFRTTPTGFIPDEDQGYLVVMLQTPEGTSLVGDERFANRIARLIEASAPEVAGTFQIDGFNFFGPAPNHSLIFLPLRPWSERVGPQHTYSAIVARLQPLLFEVPGGTAYVFNPPAIQGIGNFGGFQFEVLDTANIPLPQLTAATYAGLLPAANADPALSSVFTTFRTDAPQLHLQVDRNKIQALQIPISDVFGTLGAYFGSEYVNDFDYNDRAYRVYVEADAPFRSRPADLSRAYVHAPNGAMVPLSSLVTVQPRQVPPSITHYDLFRSIEIDGQPKPGVGSGDAIAAMEREARAHLPAGVSFAWTGLSLDQIEGGSAAALIFGLGIFMVFLVLAAQYESFLDPLVILLAVPLAILGALWAVQLRHLPSDVFVQIGFVMLIGLASKNAILIVEFANQLRATGLEAAAAVQRAARTRLRPILMTSLAFVFGIFPLVIATGAGSNSRNSLGTALFGGMVLSTVLNLVVVPVLYIVVERLRERVHRSAVVHDTVPTYADDTLRAASLAVAADGTLVAVTDGTAGDRRAVRIATLGEHPRGE; the protein is encoded by the coding sequence GTGATTCGCTTCTTCCTCCACCGCCCGATCTTCGCGGCGGTCTGCTCGCTCGTCATCCTCACGGCCGGGGTCGTCGCGATCCCGACGCTGCCGATCTCCGAATACCCGAAGATCGCGCCGCCCGTCGTCACGGTCACCGCGCAAGACCTCGGTGCCGACGCCGAAGACGTCGAAGCCGCCGTCACGACGCCGCTCGAGGAAGCGATCAACGGCGTCCCGGGGCTGCGCTACATCTCCTCGTCCAGCAACTCCGACGGCTCGGTGACCATCACCGCGACCTTCGAGCTGGGCAAGAACCTCGACGTCGCGCAAGCCGACGTGCAGAACGCCGTCCTGGGCGCGAGCGGCGCGTTGCCGGCCGAGGTCCAGCGCACCGGCGTCATCGTCAAGAAGAGCAGCGCCGCGTACATCCTGGGGATCGGGATGGTCTCGGACAACCCGCAGTACGGCTACGCCTGGCTGAGCAACTTCACCGATGTCCACGTCGTCGACGCGATCAAGCGCGTGCAGGGTGTGGGCGACGTGCAGGTCTTCGGCGAGCGCACCTACGCGATGCGCCTATGGCTCGATCCGCGCAAGCTGGCGCAGAACGACTTGACCGCGACCGACGTCGTCAACGCGCTGACGGACCAAAACGTGCAGGTCGACGCGGGCGCGATCGGCGCCGCGCCGAGTCGCCCCGATCAGCCCGATCAGATCGGCTTGAGCGCCAGTGGACGGCTGGCCGACCCGGCCGAGTTCGCCGCCATCGTGCTGCGCTCGAACCCCGACGGCGGCGCGGTCCGCGTGCGCGACGTCGGCCGGGTCGAGCTCGGGGCCGCCGACTACTCGTCGTCGACGCACTGGAGCGGCACCACGGCGATCGGGATGGGCGTCACCCAGCTCCCCGACGCGAACGCGCTCGAGACGGCCAAGGCCGTGCGCGCGCAGCTGGCCGAGCTCTCGAAGAGCTTCCCGCCGGGCGTGCACTACGTGATTCCGTTCGACCCGACCCTGTTCGTCAAGGAGTCGATCAGGGAGGTCACGCTGACGCTGTTCATCGCGATCCTGTTGGTCGTGCTCGTCATCTGGCTGTTCTTGCAGAACTGGCGGATGACGCTCATCCCGCTGGCGACGATCCCGATCTCGCTGATCGGCACCTTCGCGCTGATGAAGCTGCTCGGCTTTTCGATCAACACGCTCACGCTGTTCGGGCTGACCCTCGCGACGGGACTGGTCGTCGACGACGCCATCGTCGTGATCGAGAACATCACCCGCTTCGTGCAAGAGAACCGCATGGGCGCCTACGAGGGCGCCGCCGCGGCGATGCGCGAGATCACCGGCGCGGTCATCGCGACCTCGCTGGTGCTGCTGGCGGTGTTCGTCCCGGTCGCGTTCTTCCCGGGCTCGACCGGCCTGCTCTACAAGCAGTTCGCGCTCACCATCGCCTGCTCGATCACGATCTCGCTGTTCGTCGCGCTGACGCTGACGCCGACGCTCTCGGCGCTCCTGCTCTCGCGGCCGGTCGGACCGCCGCCGCGGTTCCTGCGGCCGGTCAACGACGCGATCGAAGCGGTGCGGCGCTTCTACCGCGCCGCGCTGGCGAACATCGTGCGCTGGCGGTTCGCCGTGCTGGCGGCCTTCGCCGTGCTGCTGGTCGTCACCGGGATCACCTTCCGCACCACGCCGACCGGCTTCATCCCCGACGAAGACCAAGGTTATCTGGTCGTCATGCTGCAGACGCCCGAAGGCACCTCGCTGGTCGGCGACGAGCGCTTCGCCAACCGCATCGCACGGCTGATCGAGGCCAGCGCTCCCGAAGTCGCGGGCACGTTCCAGATCGACGGCTTCAACTTCTTCGGGCCGGCGCCGAACCACTCGCTGATCTTCTTGCCGCTGCGCCCGTGGAGCGAGCGGGTCGGCCCGCAGCACACCTACTCCGCCATCGTCGCGCGCTTGCAGCCGCTGCTGTTCGAGGTTCCCGGCGGGACCGCGTACGTCTTCAACCCGCCGGCCATCCAAGGCATCGGCAACTTCGGCGGCTTCCAGTTCGAGGTGCTCGACACGGCGAACATCCCGCTGCCGCAGCTGACCGCGGCGACCTATGCCGGCCTGCTGCCGGCCGCGAACGCCGACCCGGCCCTCTCCTCGGTGTTCACCACCTTCCGCACCGACGCGCCGCAGCTGCACCTGCAGGTCGACCGCAACAAGATCCAAGCGCTGCAGATCCCGATCTCCGACGTGTTCGGGACGCTGGGCGCCTACTTCGGATCGGAGTACGTCAACGATTTCGACTACAACGACCGCGCCTACCGCGTCTACGTCGAGGCCGACGCGCCGTTCCGCTCGCGGCCGGCCGACCTCTCGCGCGCGTACGTCCACGCGCCCAACGGCGCGATGGTGCCGCTCAGCTCGCTGGTGACGGTGCAGCCGCGCCAGGTGCCGCCGTCGATCACGCACTACGACCTGTTCCGCTCGATCGAGATCGACGGTCAGCCCAAGCCCGGCGTCGGGTCCGGCGACGCGATCGCGGCGATGGAGCGGGAGGCGCGCGCGCACTTGCCGGCCGGCGTCTCGTTCGCGTGGACCGGGCTCTCGCTCGACCAGATCGAGGGCGGCAGCGCGGCGGCGCTGATCTTCGGCCTGGGCATCTTCATGGTCTTCCTGGTGCTAGCCGCGCAGTACGAGAGCTTCCTCGATCCGCTGGTCATCCTGCTGGCGGTGCCGCTGGCGATCCTGGGCGCGCTGTGGGCCGTGCAGCTGCGGCATCTGCCCAGCGACGTCTTCGTGCAGATCGGGTTCGTCATGCTGATCGGGCTGGCCAGCAAGAACGCGATCCTGATCGTCGAGTTCGCCAACCAGCTGCGCGCCACCGGACTCGAGGCGGCCGCGGCCGTGCAGCGCGCGGCGCGCACGCGACTGCGGCCGATCCTGATGACCTCGCTGGCGTTCGTGTTCGGGATCTTCCCGCTCGTGATCGCGACCGGCGCCGGCAGCAACAGCCGCAACTCGCTCGGGACGGCGCTGTTCGGCGGGATGGTGCTCTCGACGGTGCTCAACCTGGTCGTCGTGCCGGTGCTCTACATCGTGGTCGAACGGCTGCGCGAACGGGTCCACCGGTCGGCCGTCGTCCACGACACGGTGCCGACCTATGCCGACGACACGCTGCGCGCCGCCTCGCTCGCCGTCGCGGCCGACGGCACGCTCGTCGCCGTCACCGACGGCACCGCCGGCGACCGGCGCGCGGTCCGCATCGCCACCCTCGGCGAGCATCCGCGAGGAGAGTGA